One stretch of Pseudomonas sp. NC02 DNA includes these proteins:
- a CDS encoding phosphatase PAP2/dual specificity phosphatase family protein translates to MREPGLLKPAVLWLLLLAPLFFSTYGFATWVTSQRSDVGTMVFGWETHIPFWAWTIVPYWSIDLLYGFSLLLPSTRHELKQHALRLLTAQVIAVTCFLIWPLRFTFERPALDGVFGWLFAVLAGFDKPFNQAPSLHIALLVVLWIMYQRHSQGLWRWLVHGWFALIGLSVLTTYQHHFIDLPTGALAGWMCVWLWPLEHPSPLLNAQLTRDRQRWRLGLRYGFGSLVCLILAFSLGGGWLWLLWPAVSLGLMKANYLVLGVSGFQKRADGRLTPAARWLLAPYLVAAWINSRLWTRRHPQPDQVVDNVWLGRIPTSGELGSFKAVVDLCAELPINPQGRAYYSLPVLDLTAPTAAQCVEAAQAIERLRSTGPLLVCCALGYSRSATAVAAWLLHTGRAGNVDEAVAIIRTARPRVVLHSAHREALEGLAHAR, encoded by the coding sequence GCTGTTGGCGCCGCTGTTTTTCAGCACCTACGGCTTTGCCACGTGGGTCACCAGCCAGCGCAGCGACGTGGGCACGATGGTGTTCGGCTGGGAAACCCATATCCCGTTCTGGGCCTGGACCATCGTGCCCTACTGGTCGATCGACCTGCTCTACGGTTTCTCCCTGCTACTGCCAAGCACCCGCCATGAACTGAAACAACATGCCTTGCGCCTGCTGACGGCCCAAGTGATTGCCGTCACCTGCTTCCTGATCTGGCCCTTGCGCTTCACCTTTGAAAGGCCGGCGCTGGACGGCGTGTTTGGCTGGCTGTTTGCGGTACTCGCCGGGTTCGACAAGCCGTTCAACCAGGCGCCGTCGTTGCACATCGCGCTGCTGGTGGTGCTGTGGATAATGTATCAGCGGCATAGCCAGGGCCTGTGGCGCTGGCTGGTGCATGGCTGGTTCGCGTTGATCGGCCTTTCGGTGCTGACCACTTATCAACATCACTTTATTGACTTACCCACAGGCGCCCTCGCCGGCTGGATGTGCGTGTGGCTGTGGCCGCTGGAACATCCGAGCCCGCTGCTGAATGCCCAGCTGACCAGGGACCGCCAGCGTTGGCGCCTGGGGCTGCGCTATGGCTTCGGGTCGCTGGTGTGTTTGATCCTGGCGTTTTCCCTTGGCGGCGGCTGGTTGTGGCTGCTTTGGCCGGCGGTATCCCTCGGCTTGATGAAGGCGAATTACCTGGTACTGGGCGTTTCGGGATTTCAGAAACGCGCCGACGGACGACTCACTCCGGCGGCGCGCTGGTTGTTGGCGCCTTATCTGGTGGCTGCCTGGATCAATTCCCGCCTGTGGACACGTAGACATCCACAGCCCGATCAGGTTGTGGATAACGTTTGGCTGGGGCGAATTCCCACCAGCGGTGAGCTGGGATCATTCAAGGCGGTGGTCGATCTGTGCGCCGAATTGCCGATTAATCCACAGGGTCGCGCCTACTACAGCCTGCCAGTGCTCGATCTCACGGCGCCCACTGCAGCGCAATGCGTGGAAGCCGCCCAAGCGATAGAGCGGCTACGCTCAACCGGACCCTTGCTGGTGTGCTGCGCCCTCGGTTACTCACGCAGCGCCACCGCCGTGGCTGCATGGCTGCTGCATACCGGGCGCGCAGGCAATGTCGACGAGGCGGTGGCTATTATTCGTACAGCACGCCCACGTGTGGTCCTGCATTCCGCGCACCGTGAAGCCCTGGAGGGTTTAGCCCATGCCCGCTGA
- a CDS encoding 1-acyl-sn-glycerol-3-phosphate acyltransferase → MFEPVVATLITSMARTVTGARSLWLGCAPVPVQRIYYANHSSHGDFVLLWASLPQNLRKFTRPVAGSDYWNTSALRRYIINRVFNGVLIDRERKDPVDNPLAPMLQALENGDSLIIFPEGTRNLEDGLLPFKSGLYHLAKSYPQAELIPVWIANLNRVMPKGRVLPLPLLCTTSFGAPLQLEDGEDKALFLARTRDALLALAPEHS, encoded by the coding sequence ATGTTCGAACCTGTGGTCGCCACCCTGATTACCTCCATGGCCCGCACCGTCACCGGCGCCCGCAGCCTGTGGCTTGGCTGCGCGCCGGTGCCGGTGCAACGCATCTACTACGCCAACCACAGCAGCCACGGCGATTTCGTGCTGCTGTGGGCCTCGTTGCCGCAGAACCTGCGTAAATTCACCCGCCCGGTGGCCGGCAGCGACTACTGGAACACCAGCGCCCTGCGCCGCTACATCATCAACCGGGTGTTCAACGGCGTGCTGATCGACCGCGAGCGCAAGGACCCTGTGGATAACCCTCTGGCGCCGATGCTTCAGGCCCTGGAAAACGGCGACTCGCTGATCATCTTTCCCGAGGGCACGCGCAACCTGGAAGACGGCCTGTTGCCGTTCAAAAGCGGGCTGTATCACCTGGCCAAGAGTTATCCACAAGCCGAATTGATCCCGGTGTGGATCGCCAACCTCAACCGGGTCATGCCCAAGGGCCGTGTGCTGCCGCTGCCCTTGCTGTGCACCACCAGCTTCGGCGCACCGCTGCAACTGGAGGACGGCGAAGACAAGGCGCTGTTCCTCGCCCGCACCCGCGACGCCTTGCTCGCCCTTGCCCCGGAGCATTCCTGA